Genomic DNA from Dysidea avara chromosome 10, odDysAvar1.4, whole genome shotgun sequence:
AGTGAGGTCAGCAACTAACAGCATTGGCTGAGTGGTTTTATATTTTCTTATCTAATACTCTCActactttcaaatcacaaaaaaaatttgcacTACAATAAGTCGGCCTATAATTATTTCTGTAAGTAGTTTTCTCCGAAGGCATGACAAAAATTGTACctgtaatttttaaaaacttgGCATTACTTTTACCAATCTGTAACACAAATTGGAAGATAAATACACTGTCATATGTTTTTATACCCTCCAAATTTCAAGAGAACACGATAAAGCTTGTGTGAAgttatgacaaaaaaaaaaaaaaaaaaaaaaacagaatatGAAGAAAAACTAAAACAAACCTTGAAGGAATGCCACTAGACCAATTTAGCTCAAATTTGATATATGTAACAAGGGAGGTTACACAGAAAAAAATTCTGTTTCACCATTACTGAGGTATGGATacgtgaaaatcatgttttcttggTTTCAGCATAATACACTCCTTGGCTGcgtgacacactatcatgtgtcctgatAGGGCATGTATTAATGGTGCTGATGTAAATATTTGGGTTTCCAATATAATGTTGTGTAGTAGAATATAGTTTTGTCACTACAAGTTTTAACTTGGGATTAACTGTAAGAGATTGAACTGTTTTATTGTTAGTGTGATTTTTGtaatggtgatttttgtagttGCATAACTTGTAGAGTAGGCACATTTTGTAGGTGTTGTAATGCTACTTTAGGAattttgattttgttgttgtataCTGTAAGGTTAggaatttttgtttatttttctGCATGCATGCTTTGTAATATAGGATAGAATTTTGTACATAGTTTTGTACCTATAAATACTTTGAATCAATGAATAAAATTTTAGTTTGTGTTAGTCAAAGCTCATTGAACTATTTACGAGTAAAGTCCAGCGTGACAGAGCTAGCCCCGCTGTGACATTAACATGATAACATACACAATAAGACAAGTCCTCCACTAACAGTATATAGCTGAGAAGATTACGTTTGCATCAAGCATATACAGACTATGTGTCTATGGTAGATTTCTGAGTTGGAAGCCTATAGGGTCTCAATTTCATATTGTTGTAGAAGTATACCTTGACAACCTCGATATCTGGATCATTATTTTTGAAATAACCCTGTAAGGTCCATGCCAAGGCCGAGACAAGTTTCTCTTAGGTCCAGACTTTCTTGGGGAAGTTTGCACCAGCACAATATCTCCAATTGTGAATGGTGTATAAGACACCACAGTAATGTTCCTTATATTTTGTCTGAGCTTTCTGTATTAATACTATTGTGCTAGTTCTTGAGCATGTTTCAATGACAAAGTTAATTCTTTTCAGAAGTCAGTAATATCACCTTCACCATTGGGTGAGGTTGGTAGCAGTGATGCCTCTATGGTGATCTGTAATCAAACCCAAATAACAGATACAATGGCTTCTCTCCATGAGTCATATTATCGTAAGCCCACTAAATTTGCTTGTCCCGTTGCACACCAAGCTTCTCAACTTACTTCTTTAGGATGGCTATTAATGTACGGTTAAATCTCTCAACCATCCCATCACATTATGGATGGTATGCTGTTGTGTTGACTTACTGGATGCCTAAGAAACTGCAAACATTTCTTAATCAGGTAAGACAACAAGTTAGTGCCATGATCTGACAGGAGTGTCTCTGGAACACCAAACAAGGGCACAACTTCATCTGCCTTCTGGTCTGGGGCTGGGTAGACCATTGGTCAAGAGGTTTTGGAATACCATTACAAACTTGTTCCCTGAACTTGGAGTCTTAAAACATCTATACCCCAATAATTTGGAAGGGGGTTGGATGAACCTGTATAGTAGTGGCTTGGACTTCCTTCCTTCCCCCTGTAGCTGTACACTGTGGGAAACCCTTGACAACGCTTGTACACTCAGTGTACATTACTTCCCATGCTCGATGAACAACTCTGAGTACAGCAAACAAATGACTTTTGGCAAAACGACCTGCCATTCGACCACTACGGTTCTCCTCCAGAATGCCTTTCTGAATTTTTGGGGACCACTGCACCTTCTTTCCATTGTTCTTAGGGTTTAGAGAATACACTATATTGTTGACAAGTATTGTCTAAAATATCATGCTGCCTGTCTTCCTTTTAACAATGATCTGCACATACCTGGGCATGTGTTCCAATTTCAACAGTCATCCTGGCGGGTTTCTGCCACCAAAGCTCCTCTCAGTAAGTCCAGTAGTGTAGCTATGTAGAATACCTGTTCAGCAACTATTTCAAGGGATAAATTTTCCCATTCAGAAATATGGTTCCAATGTTCTTCACCATTTCTGTAACTTCTGATTATGGTTTGGAGTAGTTGTCTCCCTTGTCCATGGCCAAATTAGGTTTTCTTCTCCAGTTACCATGTTAAAATTAGTTTAGGGCTTGGTAGGACCTCCAATGTGACAAGGTGACTAACAGTACTTATCAACACAGCAATAACAGCATAACTTCATGTCTAAGTGGTAACTAACTAATGTACATGATGTGTATACAATGAAGTGTAGTGTACATCAGTTACAAACATCCAGAGTTAGTAAATGTAGTGTTACATAGACAGTATCGTTGAGCcttattaacatcattgtagccattttttagtcatcacctttgattttatTGCAACTTTTTAAACCCAGGTTTTTTTGAAGGCCATGCACTGTTTTCTGGTTCAGGGAGAAAACATTCTCTGCAGCTAAGTGGAGTAGTTATCACCTGActgctgctttattagagtgccTTGATCTTCTTCACATGTAATAAACTACTAAATGCATGCACTAAATTGATGTTGCTGTCATGTGAGAAACCATTATATGTGACCccgtctgggaaaactggtctatTTACTACTATCGAGAagtgccggttttaagtatttagtgtgttgtagctcgccaatggttgaaactatgtgtaccaaattttcacacattttacaccaattccttaccttacagagcatccactgtacaagtagccaacagctaagttttctgccattttagatagtttcaAAACTaatgttgactgtatcaggtgagctccaaaagggggaGGGAGGCGGGGGCCTAAAAGGAGGGCAAAatgctgtttaaaaattgaaaaggaaggcatagggatgaattaggccaagttatgggccatgaaaggaaattcatatTACTGgtctttattcaataccacggagctgtacagccacatacagctatCCCCACGCtgccattaaggccccacaccgcacatacggattgccactgggcttgggaaaagcagccagcaaaagcaaaccactcaagtctagATTGTGAAATtaaccactcaagtctagctgattttgattgtgaaattagatggtttattcatgtagctttgtgttcttggtgaaaaatcgaatctgctgacatgggcgataagatcAGTtccccagatccagtcacatataaaggTTAACAATGGGCACTGTTCCATGGTGGATCCTGACTTGAGTAGTCTCTTTCTTTATGTTCAtcattgcaataaaaagtacttaaacaagaaaagtgcttaaacaaggCGATCACACCTGAAGTCCAAATTTTAATCTTCACTTTAGCCATGCTGGTTTGATTAAGGTGGTTTGGTACAGTTTCCATATGGCTTCACAACAAACAAGAACTATCTGAATGCATGTAATGCAAGTACCAAGTTTAGCACTTCAAAGCTAATACTTCCTTCACACTTGGTACTAGATTTGCTATTAGACACTATTTACCTGATTATATACCATTGTGCCAAGCTACTTTTCTGATCAGGTCTTTAGTTCACACGCTAATTCTACCCATGTCACACAAAGACTTGAAacagctttttttttttgaatttgcCACTGCCGGGCAGAGGTGAGTATTAAAAATCAACTTATGCACAATTGCAGCTTCTTTGCTACTGCTTGCCCATCCAAAAATAATTCAACAATTGTACCTTTAAAAACCGGCAGCTAGTTTGAGGCTTGTAAAAATGAGCACACAGTAATCTCATTAAATGCTGTGATGATCTGTGCTTacattatacaagtacacagaaaaatttggaattttccactagagtagggaccatagtacatcgatagaAAGTatctgaaacaagctggagtagtgcacaatagtaaaacaatatgaagtgttatatccctactgtgcatttccattattatggtatcttgagcacagtagggatataacacttcttattgttttactgtgatttaatattgtgcactactccagcttgtttcagtactttttattgatgtgctatggtccctactctggtggaaaattccaaatttttctgtgtatttgtttattaatttttttttgtaaataattattatgactggtaaacccacgcatactgcatctggaAATGGCACCACGCCCCccatatatcaattatcatctgaaaagtgaagtatccattacgcttcgttgtcagttatgttcaccCATTAACACATCATTTTGGATCAAGGActacacctctgcaatccatgcacaccgaaagaaagaaatggtgccacgtgccccagttatatcaattatcatctgaaaagtgaagtatccattatgcttcgttgtcagctatgttcaatccgttacacagcagtttgaatcaagaactgttcgaaaagcacctctgcaatcaaagtagccactatgaaaaatacggacgatttccgttacaaagggaagccatcatgtgctaccgccaaattgatactttttgctgtcagcaaagatgaatgggacacaaaggaggacactggtaagtcaatgaagaatgtattgtacatactgcggtatgccaaaaggcacctctcgggccgaagtgacgttgaactgtgaaaaaatgaagcccgtagccttagctgttatcaagttacgcttgtctgaagaaatcagtcagttacttacttactcagtcagtagaaaattccgttaaataattctTTTTTCAAATTTcgcagcaacttgttgaaagcgtttcaggtcaatctgaaggcttgtttgggcttagttttacctaaccaatactgtctcattgacatcagggaaaattgaggctggtttttgggtgatgttatttcatgggccacgcctactcctttatgtatatgttaaagcattgccgcgagtgctatatgactAATTGCATTACATACCTGCTGTTGCTGTGAATATAAAGTGGATGATGACTCTTGCTCAGCCAGCCATACGATGATACTTTTCCCATCATGACCACCCATCTGACTGCAGGACTCTCTAACTCTTCTAATGGTAATAGACACTTCTGTCACTGATGGGCGCCTTTGAGGGTTGTCATCTAAACAAGATCTAACAAATGGCTTGAGATCTGTAGCACTGCCAATCATCCTTTCCAAGTAGTGTTTACGACGTTCTACCTCTGAGAGCACATTTCTGTCTCCAGTCACAGGATCAAACTGCACCCAGGATGTTGGCTGTGGCCAGACTTCAGTAATAGTAAACAGAACCACTCCACCATAAGAAAATACATCCAATGGTAGACCATATACTGGGTGGTCAGCTTGTGATTCAGGAGGCATGAAATCTGCAGTACCTGGACCTTTAGTCATAGTCTGTGCAGCTCTTTTTTGCATGACTTTAGCAACACCAAGGTCTGTGATCTTGGCTTCAAGAAAAGAGCTTAGTAATATGTTATTAGGAGTGAGGTCACGATGAGCGATTGGAGGATTCCTGGTATGGAGGTACCTTAAACCAAGGCACACTTCATCTAATATGGACAGTTTAACATTCAGTGGAATGTTGCTGTATATATTTGGCAGGTTTTTCAGACTACACTTCATCTTCTCCATTACTATAAGAGGTATTGTACTTGTAGTGGAATAGTACACTCCTACAATAAAAAAGACAGTATAGCATCAGAGTAAAAGCATTGCTATGACTACGTATTTTTAAAAAAGTTACCCGTACTAGTAGGTGTGCTTATCCTTGTTGTCTACACTGATATCACATCGTGTTGCTCTTTTAAACTCAAGTAGTTAGTTTAAGTCACCTCAGATTTCCAAGCTGACCAGTCCAGCTTGCAGCCACATTGCCTTGTAGTCTGGTGCCACCCGCCCTGTAAGGACCCCCCAAAAAGTGGACCCCCCGGTACACTTTttcttgaaatatttggacccttctgaaatattttatcctCCCTACAAAATTCATTATTAACGCCATTTGCACACGTTCAAAGGGGGGTCcagatatttcagctgaaataatcgATCCCCCTGTGTATACTATCCTTGCTCTTACCTGTTGTATTCAGCtacagggctgcccagagaaattaagaggcccagggcaaagagttaaagtggggccccagggacaaggaggtttccattctgaatcacaacttcacccaagctgtgagttgaagactaaaaaaaaaattttttaaaagtcattacatgctgacaatgacaatagctacccctcaccaaccatatctccttatttctaagcttgctacactgctcctctaaagaatactgtgactgctttattagagtatctagatctgactgctctattagagtatctagatctgactgctctattagagtatatcgatcttttaaaccggtattcaaggggcccttcatggggcctcctggggcccctttcaagctggggcccctttcaggctggggcccctttcaggctggggcccctttcaggctggggcccgggaaaaaatgccccagttgtcccccctgtgggcggccctgtaacCAGCTAACCACTCCAGTTTCTTTCTTAACAAGTGTAAAGTGTCTAACCATTGTATTTCTCTTATGGGCTGCCTCTGCTGACACTTTGCCCACTGCCAACATTAATCCATGCAATGTGATATAAAGTGCCTATTGTGTAACTCCACCTGCCTTTGTACAGCACATGTTTTAATATGGTTGTACCCTGTTGCTATAAGTCAGCAGAGATACACTTACCATCACAATAAGGTGCTGCATGTTCTATCTACAAAACTCATTAAAATGTTTGCTAATTTCATTTGTTGAAGTATAGCTATACCTATGCATAACTACAGAACTTCTGAGCTAGCTGCTGAAGCACCTTAAAGTTAAAGCAATGTAATATACTAACAACGTGCTATCACCCAGATATTATTCAGTATAAAAATGTCATGTAGCTACAGAATTGACTTTCCCTCCGGACtcatcataattataatatcagcCCTTTCCAGGAAGCAATCCAAAGTAGAGTACCTCCAATTGCTGCAGAGATTTAAAAGTATATAGTTACTATGAGACAACTTGAAATTACTGTACATTGCTTGGCCACTACCAGCCAGTCTCCGTGAACAATCTGCTGAATCAACAGCATCTTCCATGTTGTTTGTTAGGAAGGTGTTGAATGATGCTGCCTGCAATAGATTAATAGATTTCATCTTCTGAAAGAATTTTCATAGCTCAGTTATACAAAGAGTGGGTGGACTCAGCCAATCATACTTATTATAATAACTGTATTTTACTGATGTatgctaaattttaattttgtaaccaCACCTGTCCACACAGGTCCTTTATGTTGTGGTCCTGTTTGGTCACATGCGCCCAAAGATTTACTTGCCATTTAATCATTTTTCCTTTTTGTAGGAGTAGCTATGCCTGTCAAGTATGGAATCCTCACACCCAACAGAGTATTAAGCAATTAGAATCAGTTCAATTATGTGGTGATCAATTTAATTGTTCTACCCTGAATTAATTTCATTGGACACCACTATTACTGACATACATCCGCCTTCCCTCCTATCTCATcgcatttttttttttaccatccTATCTGTCCATAACATTTTGAACCACCATCATTGCTTAGATGTtgaaaaatattttactctgtCTTCTGTCCCTACCAGGCAGATCACATTCACATACTATCCGTTGTAAGCAGGCATCGCTTAATTGTTATAGAGTCTCTTTTTGTAAATAGTGTGTTCTTTTGGAATTGTGTACATTAGAAGTTTCTTTGTCTAATCGTATTGTATTGAAGTCTCAGCTGTATTTGTACTTGTGTAATTAATCTTTgtgtaataaataattaaataaatagttTTGCATGTCTTTGTGTACTGAATTATTTTGTACTTAACTATGCTTTGTGTATGGTATAGGCCTAtagccttttgtattcaccttgtcATTTTTGTGACtagactaataataataataataaccagcAATAATAATACCCTAGCTGTATTCCAAAAAGAAATTAATAGCTATATTATCCTAATTGTATACACAGGAGAATAAATGTTCTCCTACTTCCCTGCGGCTGACCCTTTACTCTGTGATGCATGAACACTAGCTTGCCTTATAGTTAGACACTTTATACGGTATTACACTTGTCACTTTTCTGTATATAGAGACTGTGGTAGTTAGCTGAATGCGGCAAGGATATAGTATAGACAGGGGGATCGAATATTTCAGCTGGACTCCCTTTGAATGAGTGCAAATGGCGTTAATAATGAATTTTGTAaggggataaaatatttcagagggggtccATATATTTCAAACATTTTTGTTCCGGGGGGTCCAAATTTTTCGATATATTTGAACCAGGGGGTCCAATTTTTTGTGACAACCCCTTCACAAACTTTTTGCGAAGTGGCGGATGGCGCCAAACTAATTGCCTTGGTGATCTGGCTTAGTCTCGTGcagccagactgctttttttccttttgtgtgtgggtggggaaaaaagggtctggtgaacacaGCATAGCACTGTTGTACTGACAGTCGACAGATTCTAGGGATTGTTGAACAATTTCTGGCCGAAAGAAAGAATGATATCAACACAAGACTACATCATTTATGCGGTGACCTTGTGTCAAAACatagataataattatatagcatATATAGCTACCTCCGGACAGAggttatatattatctatggtcaaaGGTTATCAATAATATACTGTGTTTGCAAATCATCTTTAGCAACAGCGATAGGGAAAAACCGAC
This window encodes:
- the LOC136236320 gene encoding probable serine/threonine-protein kinase DDB_G0281745, which encodes MTARVVDDLIPTLRVNPTGQEIGRGAYGRVFEVNYDGTLCAAKEIHLLLQQYAQGDEFEKLRRDFLRECQIWSTLRHPSIVQFLGVYYSTTSTIPLIVMEKMKCSLKNLPNIYSNIPLNVKLSILDEVCLGLRYLHTRNPPIAHRDLTPNNILLSSFLEAKITDLGVAKVMQKRAAQTMTKGPGTADFMPPESQADHPVYGLPLDVFSYGGVVLFTITEVWPQPTSWVQFDPVTGDRNVLSEVERRKHYLERMIGSATDLKPFVRSCLDDNPQRRPSVTEVSITIRRVRESCSQMGGHDGKSIIVWLAEQESSSTLYSQQQQITSLTTQLEEMSVNYRELQQENNTL